TTTGTTACCAGAACAGTGACTGTCCAGCTGGGGAAGTTGTAATTTCTGGCAACGGTAAAAGCTCTTTTTGTGTCTAGCTTCAAATGCCTTCTTAAATAAAACCTTTATCTCCTCTTAAGTCAGGCTGGGCACCATTGCTGTGTTAGTTATTCTGCCAACAGAAGGCTCATGATGTCACCCTACAAAATCAAAAAGAGCTCCGAAAGAAAGAGCACCTGAATACTCCAATTCCGGCATGAGCAAAGCGGGGCTTGCAAAAAGGTGTGCACGATGCACAGTTCTGCCCTAAGAGATATTTCTATTCAGGACAACTTGGATTGCCCTTTAAGAGATGAACATTAGCCAGCTCTTCTTGGTTGATCTGACGCTGTCGTTTTATTGGATGTTTGTTGATTTTTTTAtacagagatttttaaaaagacattattgGGGAAGTAACTCTAACAAAGAGAAGGGTAGAGCAGAAGGGTATCAAAACAAATAATATTtattaacaattaaaacaaaggAAATTGAAGTCTCTTTCCTcagctgggaagggagggagggaggaaggaaggaaggaaggaaggaaggaaggaaggaaggaaggaaggaaggaaggaaggaaggaaggaaggaaggaaggaaggaaggaaggaattaaggaaggaaggaaggctggctggctggctggctgtggctcagtggaagagagcctctgtttagcatgcagaaggacccaagttcaattcccagcaAAGGACCAGGCGGCAGACTACCGgactgagactttggagagccactATTAGAGCGGAATGAGACTGACCCTGAAGGGTCCAGTGGTTTGATTCAGTGTAAGACAGCTCAATGTTTGTTAATGAGCACCCCAATGAAGCAAATTCCCTCAAAAAACCAGGCTGCCCCAGGAAATCCAAAAGATCATTGctacggttgccaacctctaggtggtgactggagacttcactctattacaactgatctccaagtgacatctatcagttctcctggaaaaaatggttgccttggaaggtggactccaaaatctccaggtatttcccagcctagagtGGGCAGCTCTTCCCTTTGCACTGCctgatctccccccaccccccaatcttgGTTTCCCTGCAGGGGTCAAGACGGGACGCTGTATGAAAACTGGAGGCCAGATGAGTGGGACGTGTGAAATTATCGCTTGGTGCCCGGTGGAGAAGAAAGGCAAATCCAAGTGAGTTCCTATccttgccttttttaaaaaaacattccagATTTTTATCATAAACATCCCTTTCCTCCAGCCAGAAATATTACTAATCCAAGAAACCCATCCTTTCCTTTCAAGAAAACCTCTTCTGGCAAATGCTGAAAACTTCACTGTTTACATCAAGAACTCCATTCGCTTCCCCAAGTTCAAATTCTCCAAGTAAGTGCTCgttcccattagggttgccaactctgggctgggaaacacctagagattgtgggggggggcaggttgaagcctgaagagggaggggtttggggagaggaaggatttCCATGGGGtaaaatgtatggctgtgagagctggaccataaggaaggctgagtccagaagaatagatgcttttgagctgtggtgctagagaagaatcttgagagtcccttggattgcaagaagatccaatcagtcagtcctaagggaaatcaacccagactgttccctggcaagtcagatgctgaagctgaagctcagatactttggccaccaaatgagaagggagcactcgctggagaagaccctgatgctgggaaagacagaaggcaaaagaaggggacggcaaaagatgagatggttggacagcgttactgatgtaactaactcgaatttgagcggacttcggaggatggtggagggcctggcgtgacttggtccatggggtcgcaaagagtcggactcaactgggcgactgaacaacaaaaaaatgccatcgagtccaccttccaaagtggcattttctcctggtgaactgatctctattgcctgcaGCTGTAATCctcagagatctccagctacgcctggtggttggcaaccctggttcccATCTGTGTCCCCCTCCAAAGCTTTGTGCTTGCACAGATGCTAGCTTTTAGACAGGTTCAGAGAAGAAGGAGCCAAATTCATGGGTGGTGGAAAGAGGTCTGTTAACAGGCTGTCCAATACTAGTGACTAGCCATTTTccttagaaccagggcttttttttgtagcaggaactcctttgtgtcatgttctcagggcgaGGTAagtgggagtccaaagccagttcgaggtcaaagttcaggaagtcaagcaggagctgagtcaccacagcaaaatcgcaaaccagaagcagaagtcagtgtccaaagccaaagggtcagggtgccaaggaattcaaaccagtcaggaactggaatcaggaaggagcgtggatgcaggCCAGgaaatcgacttgttgcttccacgaggttgccaagtcccaggtgtgagttatatgggagcctcaatcagcctgctccctgggtagcCGTAATTCTCCTAGAACTCGGGGCTAAGAGATCGGAAGCATTGGCATGCCTCGTGCCTGCGTTCTGAGAGTGTTTTCCGAAAACGGCtctgcattcttgagatgggagggggagagcttggaggagactgattgtcaacagccggcgctggtgcctggaatgtggggagagtgattgatgggccagctgttggttctttGGCTGAGGCGCTGGAAGGCTGTTCTTCCTGGTCTCTTAAtcattccagctccccctcctcaaagCTCATgacactttgcatattaggccacatatccttgatttagccaatcctccaagagcttacagtaggccctgtaataagagccctgcaagctcttggaggattggctgtatgaggggtgtgtggcctaatatgcaaaggagttcctgctacaaaaaagccctggttagaaccTTCATATATTAATAAAGTAATATATTTCTGAATAGCAGATACTGAGAACACACAGGGGGTGGGTGTTTGGGGGTGTTAACACGTGCGAGGGCATCTTGCTGGAGGAGTTGTCGTTCAGCCAACGATACAGAGAATTCTCTGGGAGAGATCCTAGCTCTACTTGCTGAATTACCAAACCTAGGGTGCTCTGGGAAGGTGGAATTACTGAACCCTGTGGTGTGTAGATATATTTCCCTCAGTAGGGCTACTCACTGCAGAGTTAGAAGGTTCAGGGCAGTAGGTACTTCTGTATAAACTGTTCTAGGAATGCCAGGTCTTACCTGCTGccagcgtagggttgccagcctccaggtggggccaggagatctcccgcttgtacaactgatctccagctggcagagatcagctcccctggagaaaatggctgcttgaaagggtggactctagggcactgtaccttgatgaggcccctcccctccccaaaccccaccctctcccagctccacccccccaaaaaaaatctccaggtaatttccaacacagacctggtaaccacTAGGatgctgccatagagtttttacccacaCGCTAGAGCAGGAGTGACAAACGTGCGACcagggggtcgaatcaggcccctggagggctcctatcaggccctcgaacaACTGgctttcttctgcttccttctcccactctcttgcttcctcctgcatcacagcttgctttgcaaggctctctcagtcaacaggaactacagagcaaaacctcaattttctccattggttgagactcctccccctcctgctcccctggggagggagggaaagagccagagcttcctttgcccagttctctggatcccaagggagagatacaacgaaagcacctttaagagaaacaagtgctaacgttttaagcatgttttttttaaaaaaaaaatattttaattgtgtttgtttgtgtcctttgtaaagtttatatttctgctctctctctcggcttggcttcgcgaacgaagatttaagaagggtgcaatagtccacgtttgctgcaggctcgctggtgactgacaagaccaatgtgggacaggcaggtccggccacagcggctgcagggaaaagtctgatttagggttggtcctgtagcagtgcgattcttcctcaatctccttttgtcctcaagaccagctatgcgtgttttctcaaaggaagagacagcctggtggatggtgtgcctccatgctttgcgatctgaggctaggtcagaccactggtgatggttgatgtgacaggtgctaagggatttcttcaaggagtccttgtacctcttctttggtgcccctctatttcgatggccggtggagagttcgccatacagggcaatcttgggaaggcggtggttttccatcctagaaatatgccctgcccagcgcagctgcgtcttcaaaagcagtgcctcgatgctggtaacctctgcccgcttgaggacttcagtgttggtcacaaagtcactccagtggatgttgaggatggtgcgaaggcagcgctgatgaaagcgctcaaggagtcgcaggtgatgacggtataaaacccacgattcggagccatagatgagggttgtcatcacaactgctttgtaaacattgatctttgtgccttttttcagatgcttgttgctccacactcttttgtgcagtcggccaaatgcacggtttgcctttgccagcctgttgtcaatctccttgtcgatcttggcatctgaggagatgatgcaccccaggtagctgaactgctggactgtcttccgaactgattcacccacagtgatgcagggagggtgataatcttcctggggtgcaggctggtggagaacttctgtcttcttcagactaacttctaggccgaatagcttggcagcctctgcaaagcaggatgtcatatgctgcagagctgataccgagtgggagacgagtgcagcatcatcagcaaacagtagctctcggatgagtttttccattgtcttggagtgtgcctttagtcgcctcaggttgaacaggctgccatcggtgcgatagtggatgtagacaccatcgtcctcatctagatctactgcggctctttgaagcatcatgctaaagaagatcgtaaagagagttggcgcgagaacgcagccttgctttacacctgtgcctattgggaagggctccgagaggtcgttgcagtgtctgacttggcctcgctggtcttcgtgtagctggatgatcatgctgaggaaccttgggggacatcctaaacgttccaagatttgccacaggcctttcctgctaacggtatcgaaagctttggtaaggtcgacaaaagtcacatacagacccttgttctgttccctgcatttctcttggagctgcctgagaacaaataccatgtcggtggtgctcctgttagctctgaagccgcactggctctctgggaggagttcttctgcaatggtgggcaccagtctgttcaggagtattctggcaaggattttgcctgcgatggagagcagggttatcccccggtagttggagcagtctgacttttcctctttgttcttgtatagggtgatgatgattgcatcgcgaaagtcctgtggtaatttgccttgttcccagcaggtgacaagtactttgtgaagtgagctatgtagtactgtgcccccatgcttccagatctctggtggaattccatcaactcctgctgccttgccacttttcagttgcttgatggctttaacagtctcttctagggtggggatctcatccaactctgttttcaccggttgaagtggggtgaggtggattgctgaatcttgaactacgcggttggcactgaagagaacctgaaaatactccgaccaccggttcagtatggatgccttgtcggtgaggagcacttggccgtctgcactatgcaagggactctgagcctgagagttctctgctacctaatcttaaataggtacacacatggcccagctcgacaaggtctcgtttatgtcagatctggccctcataacaaatgagtttgacacccctgcgctagagtgtcccctgcatgatgtgcccagcatgatgacatcacttccgggttagGCTCCCTGCTGGCAAgttgggggccccaaaactggggtggggggggaggacccCCACCcacagcaagctgttatgcagaaggaagcaagagagaggaagaaggaagcagatgacagccagttccttgggggtctgataggagccttctgggggcctgattcggcccccaaactgtatgtctgacacccctgccctagactgttTGTTTTTTATTCTGACGCAGGACCAACGTTCTGGACACCGAAGACGAGACCTATTTGAAAACGTGCCATTATGGGCCAGAGCATCCTTACTGCCCCATATTCCATCTGGGGAACCTTGTCAAGTGGGCGGGGAGCAACTTCCAGGAAATGGCATCAGAGGTACGGGACTCAGCATGCCCACTGCCTCCTGGGTGACTGGTCTGTCAGATATCTGCTCTTCTAGGgattccaacctccaggtggtgtctggagatctcctgggattacaactgatctccaggcaacagagattggttcccctgaagaaaagaaCTTTGCATTGGATTTTTATAAACAGTATTTACAATTCATTATTCAGTGAATAATGAAGCGGCCTTCTGTTTGGAGCAGGCTCAGGAAAAGCACCTCAGAGACTGTGAGGGCAGGACTGCCCTTCttctgagagggagggaggcaaagcagggctgggggggggggggtgacacacccactgccccccccccccaatccttttgagagacagtttggtgtagtggtgaagtgcgtggacttttatctgagagaaccgggtttgattcccccactcctccacttgcagctgctgaaatggccttggggcagccatagctcttgttgtccttgaaaaggcagcttctgtaagagctctctcagccccacctacctcacatagggttgccaatccccaggtgggggcaggggatctcccagtttggaggtgctccccctgcttcagggccatcagaaagcagggggcgggaaatgactgctgggcactccattattccctatgcagaccgattcccataggatataatgaagaattgatccttgggtatctggaggtctggaggggctgtttctttgagatagaggcaccacatttgcagcatagcatccaatacctctcctcaaaagatcctccaagtttcaaaaagattggaccagggggtccaattctatgagaccccaaagaaggtgcttctatccttcattatttccgaaggagggaaggcatttaaaaggtatgccgaccctttaaaaggtgtgcagaccctttaaatgtggtggccagaacttcctttggacttcagttatgctggtcacaaccctgctcctggctccatccccaaagtcctcagatatttcttgaattggacttggcaaatctaacctcacatggtgtctgttgtgggggggcgagggggaaggtagagattgtgaccactctgagactctgagattcagagtatagggcgggatataaatccaatttcttcttctgttgtgtaAACATGGTGGGAGGCTGAAGGCAGTCAACAAAGGACCGGGCTGTGTGATTGTAGTGCCAAACACCCTCTGAAAACCTGTCTCTCTTTTGTCAAGGGTGGTGTGATAGGCATTCAGATTGAATGGGACTGTGACCTTGATAGAGGTGCCTCTGAATGCAACCCTCACTATTCTTTTAGCCGGCTGGAtaacaagtttgcagaaaaatccatcTCATCTGGCTACAACTTCAGGTAACAAACATAGTTTAgtctgctttttgtgtgtgttgtacACATTTCCACCTCAAGTTATCCCCCGGGTTCTGGGTCTTTTTCTGTGCTGGAAAAGCTGAAATCTGTGatacaaatatattttaaaaatcttttgcaTATTTCAGCCTCACTTTGCATCACTCATTCCACTCTGTCTGATTTTTTGCTGAATTTATTgagaatatatttttaaaaagcttttgcaTATTttatccttccttctctcaaacatctgatgttcatgtcttgtggctcttaaaatttgacatttattctatgtggctcgtatgttaagaaagtttggccacccctgttatacacaatattgactttgatggaccaagggcctgattcaatacaaggcagcttcatgtgaagaTGCTGATGTTTAAGTGAGAAACAGCAAGCAGTGCGTCCATTGTTTGCTTTTTAGATTTGCCAAATATTACAAGGACGCGGCTGATGTTGACTTCCGCACGTTGATCAAGGCATACGGAATCCGCTTTGATGTGATGGTGAACGGCAAGGTAAATGGGCCGCGTGATTAAAAAAAGGCATGTGTGTATTTGTTGCGTGTATATCTAGAGATGCACAGACTGGCCCTTTTTGTTTATTTCTGTATTTGTATGTTGCTTTTGGGAGCCTTTTGGCTGTGCTCCTTTTTGTGGTTGGTGGTGCTGATTATTTAAAAAAAGTACAGTTCCAATAGAATCATATGTCATGTACATCCAAAttcatcttttaaaaatctgcagtcaGTTTTAACACAACGTGAAATACGTTGCTACATCTGAAGAATGAGTTCAACCAGGGACCTTCCGGCTCACTGCAAGGGTCATATCAGGACACGGACTGCAAGAAGAACCAAGAGAACAAAGGACTTACGATGGGCAGAAGGTGCTCAAATCTGAGTCCAGCTAAAGTTGGGACAAAAGCAGATCTCAGATTGAGACCAGAGCTTGGGTTTGATGGGAAGTTTCATGTTATCCCCTAGAGTAAGAACAAAAAAAGGGGAGGTTACAAGGTGAATTAAGAACAAAGATGAATTAAGAACCTAAAGAGCACTATATTTTGCCACATTGGTTCCATACTGCACTTTGGATTGATCACCTTGGACCACAATCAGAAAAGCACACGTTTAGGAAACATGCACCTGACTTGTGCGCAATGAATTCAGTTGAGGCCTCCCTAACATCTCTCTCCCCCATAAACCACAGATATTGATTAATACACAATTCCAGCTTGGTCTTATATTGATTTATCATTGTAATATTTTTGCAAAGTCTGAAGCCATTGCGTAATTGTTAGGCTTGAAAACCATTTGGCCAAAATGCATCTGGTCAGGGTCGCATAAGGTCTTCGCGTGTCCTGTAGGTTTTTAATCTAAACTGGCTacattaagagccagtttggtgtagcggttaagtgtgcggactctcatctgggagaatcgggtttgattccccctcctccacttgcacctgctggaatggccttgggtcagccatagctctggcagaggttgtccttgaaagggcagctgctgtgagagccctctccagcccagcccacctcacagggtgtctgttgtgggggaggaaggtaaaggaaattgtgagccgctctgagactcttcggagtggagggcgggatataaatccagtatcttcttctacctcacagggtgtctgttgtgggggaagaaggaaaaggagattgtgagctgctctgagactctttggagtggagggcgggatataaatccaatatcttcatctacctcacagggtgtctgttgtgggggaagaaggaaaaggagattgtgagccgctctgagactcttcggagtggagggcgggttataaatccaatatcatcttcttctttaattgattttttaaaatatcttgtAAATGCATACTGGTATTTTTGAATAACTTTTCTGTATTTAATTAAATcttatatttatttcctttaacACCGAGCCTGTTAATTTGGATTCATATCAACGTTTAGGTTCTTAAAACTCCCTAGTGAAGTCACTGCTCAGGCTGCCTGGTGGCCAGCCACTGACGGATCCAGATCCGACAATAAATGCAAGATCCATTTTCCAACGAAGTTGTCTACTTGAATCAGGGCTCTAACAGTTCAGACTGAGACGGGAGGTTTTACGTGactgaaaaataatttttaaaaacctccacctcAGAAACATGCATGCTGGGAGGAGCTTTCGAGCCTGGCCTTTCCTTGAGACACGCGAGTTTTCTGAGTAAAGGGAATTTTTTTTGTTCTATGGATGAACATTTGTGATGCCCAATGTGCAGTTTTAAGTGGAACGCGCCACAAACAGAGTTAGTGCTTCAGCGATGGCCAGACAAAAGCAGTGGTGATCGGAAGTGGAGCCCAGATCTTACCTGCAGTGTTGCACCAGTGAAAATTGACCAGGATGACCACAGTTTAAAAGGAGAGGAGTTGATATATAGAGAGAGGATCACTTTGGCCCTGGTGGCACTGCAAAACTGAACTCTCGAATCTGGCATTTCTCAACACACAAATAATTACGGCTGCGATCTGAACGCTATGTAGGAAGTTCGGCTGACACACCAATTTTTAATCTCATTTATGTTACTTTTCTTTCAGGCAGGGAAATTCAACATTATTCCAACCGTTATCAATGTGGGATCAGGCCTGGCACTCATGGGCGCCGTAAGTGCATCATATTCCAGTTGGATCTGGCAGCTGGGCTGCAAAGAGGGGAAGCCTacgaggggcagtggctcagcggcagagcatccgcttgacatgcaaaaggtcccatgttcaatccctcccatttccagttcaaaggatcaggagagagagagatagagagatagagagagagagagagagatgatagatagatagatagatagatagaagatagatagatagaagatagatagatagaagatagatagatagatagatagaagatagatagaagatagatagatagatagatgatagatagaagatagatgatagatagatagatgatagatagatagatgatagatagatagatgatagatagatagatggatgatagatgatagatggatgatagatgatagatggatgatagatggatgatagatgatagatgatagatgatagatgatagatagatagatagatagatagatagatagatagatagatagatagatagatagatagatagataaattttatttgtatcctgccctcccccgccgaagcaggctcagggcggtgaaaggtgatgtgaaagatgtcAACctaagaccctggggagctgctgccagacacAGTAGACCCGGGGTGTCAAAGATGCAgttcaagggccaaatcaggcccccgagcaactggctgtcatctgctt
The Heteronotia binoei isolate CCM8104 ecotype False Entrance Well chromosome 18, APGP_CSIRO_Hbin_v1, whole genome shotgun sequence genome window above contains:
- the P2RX5 gene encoding P2X purinoceptor 5, which translates into the protein MGQIAWKALCLSLFDYKTEKYVIAKNKKVGILYRAVQLSIMAYIVGWVFVVKKGYQDVDTSIQSSVITKVKGVAFTNTSELGERLWDVADYVIPSQGEGVFFIMTNLIVTQNQRQATCPESPGIPDALCYQNSDCPAGEVVISGNGVKTGRCMKTGGQMSGTCEIIAWCPVEKKGKSKKPLLANAENFTVYIKNSIRFPKFKFSKTNVLDTEDETYLKTCHYGPEHPYCPIFHLGNLVKWAGSNFQEMASEGGVIGIQIEWDCDLDRGASECNPHYSFSRLDNKFAEKSISSGYNFRFAKYYKDAADVDFRTLIKAYGIRFDVMVNGKAGKFNIIPTVINVGSGLALMGAGAFFCDLVLLYLIKKSNFYRGKKYEEVRSSVRKPLPESTVNGNQSDDSLSRLDQLRQMQTVET